Proteins from one Candidatus Paceibacterota bacterium genomic window:
- a CDS encoding FAD-binding protein has product MTTEPDQPYKTSGNFSPHDFDQSDFGGIYRGVPKITESPTNIEELAKILKGYHDRDIAVKIRNTGHSTNGQTITNGVQISLSNIQNTYFDEEKMEVTVGAGVSWDLLY; this is encoded by the coding sequence ATGACCACTGAGCCCGACCAACCGTATAAAACTAGTGGGAATTTTTCTCCTCACGATTTTGATCAAAGTGATTTTGGTGGAATATATCGCGGTGTACCCAAAATCACTGAATCACCCACGAATATAGAAGAACTTGCCAAAATACTAAAGGGCTATCACGATCGTGATATTGCTGTAAAAATCAGAAATACAGGACATTCTACTAACGGACAAACCATTACCAATGGAGTCCAAATTAGCTTGAGTAATATCCAAAATACTTATTTTGATGAGGAAAAAATGGAAGTTACTGTGGGAGCCGGTGTTAGTTGGGATCTTTTATACTAG
- the miaA gene encoding tRNA (adenosine(37)-N6)-dimethylallyltransferase MiaA, with amino-acid sequence MQKILVILGPTASGKSEVAVELAKQFNGEIVSADSRQVYKGLDIGTGKITKKEMQGVPHYLLDVVSLKKQFSVSDYKKLADKAIDKILKKNKLPIICGGTGLYIDALLGKINIPEVPPNPKLRKQLESKPVAELFNILRNLDPERAGNIDAKNPRRLIRAIEIALAGPHSTSPSGRVSRGNTLKYNVLKIGIKIEEKNLKEKINKRIGGWMKKGLVKEVQNLHKGGLSWKRMEEIGLEYRLVALYLQNKITKEKLIDRIQIETWQYAKRQMTWFKRTVRQGGGDKKIIWLPPNISKMKSEVKKFIK; translated from the coding sequence ATGCAAAAAATACTAGTGATTCTCGGCCCCACGGCATCGGGCAAAAGTGAGGTGGCTGTCGAGTTGGCCAAACAATTTAATGGAGAAATTGTTTCGGCTGATTCGAGGCAGGTGTATAAGGGGCTGGATATTGGTACCGGCAAAATTACCAAGAAAGAGATGCAGGGTGTCCCCCACTACTTACTTGATGTTGTGAGCCTTAAAAAACAGTTTTCTGTTTCTGATTATAAAAAACTGGCAGATAAAGCAATAGACAAAATTTTAAAGAAAAACAAGCTTCCTATTATTTGCGGCGGCACAGGGCTTTATATAGATGCTCTACTTGGCAAAATTAATATCCCTGAGGTACCACCCAACCCCAAACTACGCAAACAACTTGAAAGCAAACCTGTAGCAGAACTATTCAATATCTTGAGAAACTTAGACCCAGAGAGAGCTGGGAATATCGATGCTAAAAATCCTAGAAGACTTATTCGAGCGATAGAAATAGCATTAGCTGGCCCCCACTCTACATCTCCCTCTGGTCGAGTTTCGCGGGGCAACACATTGAAATACAATGTGTTGAAAATTGGGATCAAAATAGAAGAGAAGAATTTAAAAGAAAAGATAAATAAGAGGATCGGGGGGTGGATGAAAAAGGGTTTAGTAAAAGAAGTTCAAAATTTGCATAAAGGAGGTCTTTCCTGGAAACGGATGGAAGAAATTGGATTGGAGTATCGTCTTGTCGCTCTATATTTACAAAATAAAATCACCAAAGAAAAATTAATAGATAGGATACAGATAGAGACTTGGCAGTATGCTAAGAGGCAGATGACCTGGTTTAAAAGGACTGTCCGTCAAGGAGGCGGGGACAAAAAAATAATCTGGCTTCCACCTAATATCTCAAAGATGAAATCTGAAGTTAAAAAATTTATAAAATAG
- a CDS encoding ParB/RepB/Spo0J family partition protein, whose translation MSQFYNDSIFWVEVDKIKPNPYQPRKEFDPVALQALADSIKQYGVLQALVVTRKENFREDGLKVEYELIAGERRLRASRLAGLREVPVLIRAGEENDLMKLELAIIENVQREDLNAVERARAFKKLVDEFGFKHITIAQKIGKSREYVSNTLRLLSLPEEIQNAVSEGKITEGHTRPLLMLSDRPQEQSVLFKEVLYKKISVREAELIARKIAVERARVITPEMDPVVFEFEEKFSESLGTRVQIERKKTGGKLMIDFFSYDDLNAIFELLKNKKASSRNEMMERYEESEKSKVHKVESQNIEPKKEEEVDKIEIATTAEDDRTPEDIKKDDNTLIPNAASPGGRASLGKEDQDIYSVKNFSL comes from the coding sequence ATGTCACAGTTTTATAATGATTCTATATTTTGGGTCGAGGTGGATAAAATAAAACCAAACCCATACCAGCCAAGGAAAGAATTTGACCCAGTGGCTCTGCAGGCCCTGGCTGATTCGATAAAACAATATGGTGTACTCCAAGCACTTGTAGTCACCCGCAAAGAAAACTTTCGAGAGGACGGTCTTAAAGTAGAATATGAATTGATCGCAGGAGAGAGGCGCCTACGAGCATCGAGGCTCGCAGGCCTAAGAGAGGTGCCAGTACTCATACGAGCAGGGGAGGAAAACGACCTGATGAAACTCGAGCTTGCTATCATCGAAAATGTGCAAAGAGAAGATTTGAACGCAGTCGAACGCGCCAGAGCTTTCAAAAAACTAGTGGACGAATTTGGTTTCAAACACATCACTATCGCTCAGAAAATAGGCAAGAGTAGAGAATACGTATCGAATACCTTACGCCTACTTTCCCTTCCGGAAGAAATACAAAATGCTGTTTCAGAAGGAAAGATTACCGAAGGCCATACTAGACCACTCCTCATGCTCTCGGACAGGCCACAGGAACAATCAGTTCTGTTCAAAGAAGTACTTTACAAAAAAATATCAGTGCGCGAAGCCGAGCTTATCGCTCGCAAAATCGCTGTGGAAAGAGCTCGTGTTATTACTCCAGAAATGGATCCGGTCGTTTTCGAATTTGAAGAAAAGTTTTCTGAAAGTCTAGGTACCCGTGTGCAGATAGAAAGGAAAAAAACGGGGGGTAAGCTGATGATCGACTTCTTTTCATACGACGACCTTAATGCAATATTCGAACTCCTAAAAAATAAAAAGGCTAGTAGCAGGAATGAGATGATGGAGAGATATGAGGAGAGTGAGAAGTCAAAAGTTCATAAAGTTGAAAGTCAGAATATAGAACCCAAAAAAGAGGAGGAGGTAGATAAAATTGAAATAGCTACGACGGCCGAGGATGACAGGACTCCTGAAGATATAAAGAAAGACGATAACACTCTAATACCCAACGCCGCATCTCCTGGTGGTCGAGCTTCGCTGGGCAAGGAAGATCAAGATATTTACTCCGTCAAAAATTTCTCTTTATAG